Proteins encoded together in one Festucalex cinctus isolate MCC-2025b chromosome 8, RoL_Fcin_1.0, whole genome shotgun sequence window:
- the stimate gene encoding store-operated calcium entry regulator STIMATE produces MADSGLHTLSKQGDLAVLPAVSLSNTSSSPNPTSDTRGCENGALMDSFGIFLQGLLAVMAFSILMLKRFREPKHERRPWKIWFLDTSKQAIGMLFIHFANVYLSDLTEEDPCSLYLINFLLDASLGMLFIYAGVRAVSAVVEWRQWESLRFGEYGEPIQCTAWLGQCILYILIMMFEKVLIMLVLLIPQWKKLALLNPIQNPDLELAIVMLIVPFFVNALMFWVVDNFLMKKHRTKAKLEEREEDSRGNGKVRYRRALSHDDSESEILFSADDEMDESDEDDVRRLTGLKTVKKKKLRMGIPV; encoded by the exons ATGGCCGATAGTGGGTTGCACACGCTGTCTAAACAGGGGGACTTAGCAGTATTGCCtgcagtgtccttgagcaacacATCCTCGAGCCCGAACCCTACTAGTGATACCAGGGGTTGCGAGAATGGAGCCCTGATGGACTCGTTCGGGATCTTCCTTCAAGGACTCCTGGCTGTTATGGCTTTCAGCATTCTTATGC TTAAACGCTTCCGGGAGCCCAAACATGAAAGGAGACCCTGGAAAATCTG GTTCCTGGATACTTCCAAACAGGCTATTGGGATGCTCTTCATCCACTTTGCTAATGTTTACCTTTCAGACCTTACTGAGGAGGATCCATGCTCGCT ATACCTCATTAACTTCCTATTGGATGCCTCTCTGGGCATGTTGTTCATCTACGCCGGCGTACGAGCTGTCAGCGCAGTTGTCGAGTGGAGGCAATGGGAGTCTCTTCGCTTTGGAGAATATG GAGAGCCTATACAGTGCACGGCATGGTTGGGTCAGTGTATTCTTTACATCCTCATCATGATGTTTGAGAAAGTCCTTATCATGCTGGTCCTCCTCATTCCCCAATGGAAGAAG CTCGCGCTCCTCAACCCCATTCAGAATCCCGATTTGGAACTGGCCATCGTCATGCTCATCGTTCCGTTCTTCGTTAAC GCCCTCATGTTTTGGGTGGTGGACAATTTCCTCATGAAGAAGCACAGGACCAAAGCGAAGCTGGAGGAGAGGGAAGAGGACTCGCGAGGGAACGGAAAGGTGCGCTACAGACGAGCTCTGTCCCACGACGACTCGGAGTCAGAG aTCCTTTTCTCAGCAGACGACGAAATGGACGAGTCGGACGAGGACGACGTTCGCCGCCTCACGGGTCTGAAGAcggtaaagaagaagaagctgcgCATGGGGATCCCCGTTTGA
- the mustn1b gene encoding musculoskeletal embryonic nuclear protein 1b, producing the protein MSQPDEVKKKKRPPMKEEDLKGARSKLGLKGEVKSKTYEVMAECERMGKVAPSVFSNVRTGTETSLARPPAKAPGGSVFNK; encoded by the exons ATGTCACAG CCGGATGaagtgaaaaagaagaagcgTCCACCCATGAAGGAGGAGGACCTGAAAGGAGCCCGCAGCAAACTCGGCTTGAAGGGTGAAGTCAAGAGTAAGACTTATGAGGTCATGGCGGAATGTG aGCGGATGGGGAAAGTTGCACCATCAGTGTTCAGCAACGTCAGGACAGGAACAGAGACATCCCTGGCCAGGCCTCCTGCCAAAGCTCCGGGAGGCAGCGTGTTCAACAAGTAG